Within the Synergistales bacterium genome, the region GGGAGAGCGCTTCCCCGGGGCGGACAACACCTACACCTGCGAGGCCATGATGACCGACAAACGCGCCCTCCAGGCCGGCACCAGCCACTATCTGGGACAGAATTTCGGGAAGGCCTTCGACATCACCTTCCAGAACAGGGACGGCGACCTGGACTACGCCTGGACCACCAGCTGGGGGGTCTCCACCCGGCTGATCGGGGCCATCATCATGACCCACTCCGACAACGACGGCCTGATCATCCCGCCGCGGGTGGCGCCGGTGCAGGGGATCATCATCCCCATCTCCCGGGACGAGAGCCGCCTGGAGGAGACCCTGCTCCCCAAAGCCAACGAGCTGGCCGGACGGCTGAACGAGATCCTCGGTCTCCGCCGGGTGGAGGTGGATACCCAGTTCCACATGCGTCCCGGCGAGCGCTTCTTCTACCATCTCCAGAAGGGCGTTCCCGTCCGCCTCGAGCTGGGCGAGAAGGAATTCGAAAACGAGACACTCACCCTGGTCCGCCGGGACACCGGCGAGAAGGAGACCGTCTCCTGGGATGCCGTCACCGAACGGCTGCCGGAGCTGCTTGAAACCATTCAGCGGGACCTTCTCGACAAGGCGGAGCGCTTCCGCGAGGAGAACACCTATCATGTGGATACGGTGGAGGCCATGCGCGACGGCCTGGAAGAGAAGGGCGGCTTCTTTACCGCCCACTTTGCCGGCTCCACCGAGGACGAAGGGGAAGTGAAGTACGAGACCGGCGGCGCCACCATCCGCTGCTTCCTCAGCGAGAAACCCCGGGGCACCTGTTTCTACACCGGCAAGCCCGACGCCCGGCTCGCCGTCTTCGCCAAGGCCTACTAAACCTATCGGCCCGATCTGTCCCACGGAGGTCTTCCCCAGGAGGGAGGACCTCCGTTTTTTTGCCTTCTTCCATCGCCCGGCCGACACAACCTTCCGTTTTCCCCGGAGAGATAAAAAAGACAAAAAATATAGACGATTCGCCCTGCGCGCTGTAGGCTACAGACGATGCAAAGGATCTGCCAATGAGGAGGAGGAGCATCGTGAAGCGAATGCGTATCGGAATCATTGCGCTTGTGATGGTCGGACTGCTCGCCGGGGCCGCTGCGGCCGCCGACGTGGGGCTGACCTCCATCGGACAGAGCCCCGACGCCATGATGGTGCGGGTGCTGCTGAAGCAGCTCGGCGTGGACGCCGACTTCCAGAAGCTCATGAGCGGCGAGGACGCCGCCGGATACCAGGCGGTGATCGCCGTGGTCGGCGGAAGCTCCAAGGGCATGGGCGCCGCGGGGATCGACAAGCAGGGGGAGATGGACCGCGCCGAGGCGGTGCTGCAGACCGCCAGAGAGGAAGGTGTCCACATCCTGGTGATGCATGTGGGCGGCAGCGGACGCCGGGGCACCCTCTCGGATCCCCTGATCGAGCTGGCCGTCCCCTACGCCGACGAGCTGATTGTCGCCAAGGGGGGCAATGAGGACGGCATCTTCGACGAGCTGACCCAGGGGATGGATATCCAGATCCGCTACGTCGACACCGTGCGGGACGCCAAGACGCCTCTGGAAGAGATCCTGAGCGGCTGGTCGCTTCTGTAGGCCTGGTGACGACGCTCATGCAGTGGTTCTGGCCAGAAGGATTCTATACCATTCTGATGATCGCCGTCTTCGCCGTCGGCGCCTTCACCTTCCGGCTGCCCATCGCGGTGGCCATGAGTGCCGCGGCGGTGGGCGGCGCCCTGGCGGCGGGATTCGGGGTTCCCTTCCGGCACCTGGTGGAGGGGATGTTCGGCTATCTGGACACCATCCTGATCATCGCCACGGCGATGATCTTCATGAAGTGTGTCCAGCACATCGGTCTGCTGGAGGCGGTGGCCGCCTGGGTGATCCGCCGGTT harbors:
- the proS gene encoding proline--tRNA ligase, whose amino-acid sequence is MARNITKREDNYSQWYLDVIKTAELADYAPVRGCMVIRPTGYALWERVQEHFDRGFKETGHVNAYFPLLIPSSFLEKEAKHVEGFAPECAVVTHAGGEELEEPLVVRPTSETVIGHMYSKWVQSWRDLPILINQWANVMRWEKRSRLFLRTSEFLWQEGHTAHATSEEAMEETLRMLGVYRDVMVHQLALPVITGEKSEGERFPGADNTYTCEAMMTDKRALQAGTSHYLGQNFGKAFDITFQNRDGDLDYAWTTSWGVSTRLIGAIIMTHSDNDGLIIPPRVAPVQGIIIPISRDESRLEETLLPKANELAGRLNEILGLRRVEVDTQFHMRPGERFFYHLQKGVPVRLELGEKEFENETLTLVRRDTGEKETVSWDAVTERLPELLETIQRDLLDKAERFREENTYHVDTVEAMRDGLEEKGGFFTAHFAGSTEDEGEVKYETGGATIRCFLSEKPRGTCFYTGKPDARLAVFAKAY
- a CDS encoding DUF6305 family protein, with product MRIGIIALVMVGLLAGAAAAADVGLTSIGQSPDAMMVRVLLKQLGVDADFQKLMSGEDAAGYQAVIAVVGGSSKGMGAAGIDKQGEMDRAEAVLQTAREEGVHILVMHVGGSGRRGTLSDPLIELAVPYADELIVAKGGNEDGIFDELTQGMDIQIRYVDTVRDAKTPLEEILSGWSLL